ATGACCGTCACTTTGGAGGATATTGCGATGATCTCCGGTCTTCCGATCGAGGGCAGGGCTCTTACCGGGAAGGTGAAGTCCGAGGGGTGGCGACAAAGGGTTGCAGGTTTGGTAGGTGTTGAACCTCCCCCGTGGATTCATGAAACAAAGAAGGATCCTAGGCCATCTGGTGTTTTGTTCTCGTGGCTACAACAACATTTTTATGAGTGCCCAGAGAATGCCAGTCCGGCTGTTGTGGAAAGGTACGCCAGGGCTTACTTATGGAATCTTTTGACCCAAGTGGTGTTTCCTGACCGCACGGGAGACACAGCCTCGTGGATGTTCTTGGACCCTCTTCGTAACTGGGATGTTAAGTGGAGTTGGGGGTCGGCGGCACTAGCTTTCTTGTACCGTCAGGTAATGCTAATTTGATGAATTTTCATTATATGAAAGAGTTTTTTGCATGTGATTGTTTAATGTGTATACAAATGTGCAGTTGGACGGAGCATGTATGAGGAGTAAGCCGAAATCTTGTCTTGGTGGTTTTGTTTGGGCCCTACAGATTTGGATGTGGGAGCGTATCCCTGTGGGCCGTAACTTAACCATTGCTCCCGAAGAACCTTGGGAGTGGCCTTTTGACGGGGAGGAGGAGCGGTATCCCACTATCGCATACACGTGGGCTAATGTCCAAGTGTCTAGTATCGCAGCCATGGGGCGGTACAAGGCATACATAAGCGAGCTTGACATGCTTACTTACAACCAGGTAATTATCAAATGCCTTGCTATCAATTCAGATTTTTTGTTGTTGTGCATGAGCTAGTGACATGTTGTGATGTAGGTTAATTGGAGGCCGTACATGGTACTTAGGCAGTTCCCTTTGAGCAATATGTGCTTTCGTGACCAACATCTTTGGCGTGTGCGTTGCCCCATGATATGCTTTTTTGCGGTGGAGTGGCATCTTCCACATCGTGTTTCGAAGCAATTTCTTCATGAGTGGTGTGTCACTTAAGTTTTATTCAGGGCACGGAGctatggagatgtatcaatgataGTAATGTGGTGCTTGGCCGCGCACCTTGTAGAGAAACGGACAGTCTCGTTAGGAGTACTCTACAGGTTAGAGGCCTTTTTAATATGAACATTTATTTTATATCATGTGAACTATTTTTGCATATTTACATGTCAATGCCTTTGCCTCTGCAGAAGGTTGTGAATCGTTGCCGAACACTAGCTGCTTTACTCTCTTGCCATGGCGGTTCATCAACGGATGTGTGTGCACGTGCTCAGTATAGAATGGATGTTCTTTCTTCCGCTCGTCCATCTTCGAGCCAAGCACGTGCTTCTTCCGCTCGTCCTTCTTTCAGCCGAGGAGGTGCTTCTTCTAGCCGAGCACGGATTGATGAacaggaagatgaagaggaggagacaGACTACGATGCGGATCCAGACTATGTGGAGCTTGGGGCTTCGCAGATGGAAGATGCTCCACGGCCAACTCAACCTTCTCAGCCTTCTGAAGAAGCACGCCGAGTTAGCTCAAGGAACATCCGACGTCCTGGATGGCAGAGCACTCCAGAGGGCTACGTCAACAGGGGGAAGATGGCTGCGAAAAGAGGCAAGAAGTGAAGTGATGACTGATGCGAGTTTGTTACTTCTATTCTGGTGAACTAGAAATGTAGTTAGCTTTTCAGATGGAGCGAACTTGTTAGTTCCATATCTGATGCACTTGTTATTTGTATGTCATCAAGACTTGTGAATTATTATGTTAAGTTCGTTGCCAAAAAATGTCTCATTGCTATACTGTTGCTGTACTTGGCTTTAATATAGTGAAAACTGTTGGATCATTTATATTGTGAAATCTGTTGCTGTATTTGGAATGGTTTGTTGTTATCTGCATAAAAGGTCAGAAACGCCAAAGGCATTGGCGTTTCATTGTGACCTGGAAACGCCAAAAGGACCGGCGTTTCTGGTGTGAACGGCAACGTTGCATGTGCGTTTCTAGAAACGCTAGCCGGCTCGGCGTTTCAAACCAGTCACGTCAGCTAGCAACGCCAACTCGGCCTGGCAGTGGGCCAGGGCAGAAACGCGGGAAACCTCGGCGTTCCGGTGTTGGCCGGCAACGCTAGCTTGGTCGGCGTTTCAGGGTTCATCAGAAACGCCGCGGTCTTTGGCGTTTCTAAAAGGGTCAAATTGTGAAATACTTTCCCGTCGGGTTCAGTTTGCGACTTAAATCTCTGAcaaggtcaaaacagtgatttcggccggtactccctccgtcccaaaattcttgtcttagatttatctagatatggatgtatctaacactaaaacgtgaatagatacatccgtatatagacaaatctaagacaagaattttgggacggagggagtaggatgcAAGGGATAAAAACAGTAATCTGCTAGGATGATGCCAAATCTGGTCCCCGTTTTTAATCAATATTGTGCTGAATTGTAGAGAGGATCAGCCGCTTACCAGCCTTCGTTGCGTAGGATCCCCGTTTCCGGCGACGTGGTCGGTTCCAGCAGCGGCGGGGAGAGATTCTTCTCTGCTCCCCGTTTCCGGCGACGTGGTCTGGTCTGATCCGAGCTAGTACAATTCAGCACGCGCATGGTGGTCTAATAGTCTATGCAGGATTGAGGCTAACAACAGCAGATCAGGAATAAGCTGCGGCTGCTGGCGGCCGGTGGCGATCGAAAATCATCCATGGTGGTCGTCGGCGATGGGGAAAACTGTTTTTCACGGGGCGCTGAGAAGCAATCGAATCCAGGAGAAGACGGAATGAAGGGACCTGTCCCTAATTGCAGAATAACCAGGGTGTCTTCCGTATATTTTTGCTAGAAGGAAGTGAGGCTAGTCAATCTGTCCCTAGAGTTCAGATCCAACGAACCATGCTGTCTCGGAGCATCGGAGCAGATTGTGAGCCGTATCACCAGATATGTACTCCAGAGCAAGAGTTTTGATATGCGGTCCAGATTTGAGCTACATACGGAACGCGAACGTAAAAAACCACGTCCCCGGTCTTTGACTACCACCAGCGGGGACGACCAGTCGATTACCCACTCACAGATGCTACTCCCCGGTAGCGCTCTTCTCCGCCGGTCCAACAAGGTCCCGGCCAACATCTTAATTTGCGACGGCCTCCTTGGCTGCCCCCTCTTCAGCCCATGCCTAACGCCCCCAGCATTCACACGTGGTCATTATGGCACCGCTGGGCGAAGATCCTCTACTGTACGGCAAAGTGACGTTCgaccactgacatgtgggtccgatGAAACCTGACCAACATGTATGCACGGTATGTCAGGCGAGCTACTTCCGGCGCCGCCTCCGCTGGTCAGGAGGTGAGGGCCAAGTTCAAGGCACCAGTAAGTACACCAACTTTTGATTTAATTATGTCTATGGCGCACTGATCAGTGACCTCAAAAAAGCTGGGCCGTTTGAGCTAGCACAAAAGCCTACTGTTGCGATGAACTCAAGTGCTTCTGAATTACGGTTTTCGTTTGTTTTTCCGTTAATAAAGCAGGCAATTTTCTTCTTTCTTATTAGTTAATGATATGAAGCAAAACTTTTGCTTCCGTTCAAAAAAAAGTGCTTCTGAATTGTTATGTGATCCCTTCACATGCATACGGATACACAGTCCCATGCATGCGGATACAAAGTCCAAAGGAAGAAGGATAAGGAACGGTAGGTATGAAGTCCGTGGGTTAATTATCTTACAAAGATATGTGGTCCCTTCACATGCTTACGGATACACAGTCCCAGACTTTCAATGGATACTGGTGTTGTTGGTTGACACCTTTCTAGGATGTATGCCATGATGGTTATGAAGACTCGGCAATGCTTCAAAGCTACAGACCAAATGAAATTAAACCCATTAAGCATCGCGAGAATGGCGGTCAACCGGCTATGCCATGTGGCGCACACTGGCTGCCCGCGGTGAGAGAGCTTTTGAAATATAATTTTTTAGGTGGAGgtgaggatttttttttgaaatgttttttagatgaaggtgaggATCCCACGTATTATTTTAAATGAAGGGCTACGCAAAGTGGCGCTCGCTGGTAGGTTACAGtggtatttttttctttttagatggaggtgaggattttttttttgagatgTTTTTTAGATGGAGGCGATGACCCCATGTATTTTTTAAATGGAAACTTGCGCACAACTTCATTTGAAACGGCGTCACAGGGTGGTGCCCCAACCACTAGTACCATGACTCCGTTGCTGATTTGCGTTTGGAGAGGTGCGTGATGCGCTTCTGCAATATCTTTTTTTTGAACCGAAACCatagaacaatcgttctacggGAATTTCATTAAAATAAATAGTTTACAATATGTACAAAGCGAAACCCATAAATGTTCAACCCACTCCTGTTTTGTTGAATCCTGAAGCTATCATTATTATGCTAAGTGGTGTTCATTCCAGCTTGAAAATTAATCTCTGAATTTAGTTATCATCCTGTGTAAAAGGAGCTGAAGATCAGTCTTGAGTAAAGCTTTCCAACCTTTGACGGTGGCTGGTTTTGCCTTGAAAATTTTGTCATTCCTTTGAATCCAGATGTTTCAACATCCCATGATCATAATTTCCACGGCAACTGCCTGAGGTAAATTATGCATGGCCAAAGAGACctcatcaaatatgaaaaatcctCTGTGTCTGTGTCCCAGTAGAGACTGCCAACAATTGAAGGCAAAATCTCAGTCCCAAAAAAGATGGAGAGATGTTTCTTCTGTGGTCATTTGACAAAGAGCACAATTGTAGGTTGGCAGGTGGAAGGATCTTCTGTGGAGCATGTTCCTGGTGTTGACTCTGTCATGCAGTAGGAGCCAGAAAAATATCTTGTATCGAAGCATGGTTGCATTCTTCCAAAGTTTTTGAAACAGAGGTGCAGCTTGTTGTCCCTTAGTCAACACTTTATACGTCTTGATAGAGGAGTAAGATGTTCCCCATGGATAAGTCCATTTATCACCCTGATTTGAAAGATGTGTAGACTCAATTATGCTCTGAAGTTCTGTGAATTGGTTGTGTGCTTGAGCAGAAAGAGGCGGAAAGAAACTGTCTGTTATGTTTGCCTGCTGCAAAAATTCCTGTATACTCAAATTGTGTTTGGTGGCAAAGGAGTAAAGCTCTGGGAATTTATGTTGTGCAATGCCATGCCCCCAGTTATCAGTCCAAAAACCAATAGTGTCTCCTGTGCCCAGCCTCCCTTTAGCCACAATGTTGAATTCGGGGAGCAGCTTGAAAATGCTTTTCCACCAGAATGATCCTACATTCATGTTGGTAATCACTCCATCTGGATAGTAAGAATCCCAAATAAGATGAACCCAAGGAAGATTTTCTTTGTGTAGGAACTTATGCAGATGTTTCATGAGAAGGCATTTGTTATGGGTATCAATGTTGAGAACTCCCAATCCTCCTTGATCTTTGGGCATGCAAACTTTGTCCTAGGCAATGACTGCAGGGCCTCTACCTTCCAATCCATATTTCCTCCAGAAGCAGTGTTTTAAGGCTTTGTTGATTTGCTCAGATATGCCTTTAGGTAGATCAAGGGTACACATGAAGAAAATAGGCAGATGCATGAAGACAGATTTGATGAGTGTAAGCTTGTCCCCATAAGATAGGAGTGTTGAGCAACCTGACAGTCTGTTGTCAATCCTCTTGATGACAGGTGAAAAGTCTTCCATCTTAGGCTTGGAAAGTGACAGAGGTAATCCAAGATAAGTGAAGGGGAATGAACCTATAGAGCAACCCAATCTGGCAGCTAAATCTAGGATCACCTCATTCTCAGTGTTGATTGGCACCATGGCTGATTTATCAAAGTTAACTCTGAGCCCTGTAAAGACTGTAAAATGGAGAATGAGGTTCTTAAGTTGTTCCATTTGCAATGCAGAAGCTGGCATAATTAGAactgtgtcatcagcatattgaatgACAGGGAAATCAGGACAATGGTGTTGTTCAAGTGGTTTTGAGATCAAATTGTTATGCATGGCCTCATTCAGAATGGATTGCAGGAGATCTGCAGCCAGCACAAAGAGTAAAGGAGATAGAGGATATCCCTGCCTTACTCCTCTTTTGCACATAAACTGTTTGCCAGGGACCCCATTTAATAAAACAGCAGAGTATCCAGATGAAAAGAGCATATAGATCCACATAATCCATCTGTTGCCAAATCCTCTTGCAATGAGAACATCTCTAATGGACTGATGTTCAATGAGGTCAAAGGCCTTCTCAAAGTCCAGCTTTAAAACAATAATCTCCTTGCCATACATTTTGCATTGATGAATGAATTCATAAGACCAGGCAAGACAATCTTGGATGGACCTAGCCTTTAAGAATCCATATTGATTAGTGTGCACTAGCTTTAGAATGACCTCTTGTAGTCTATTTGCCATAAGCTTAGTGATGATCTTGATTGAGAAGTTGAGCAATGAGATTGGTCTGAAATCATTGGGTGTGGCTGGAGCATCTTTCTTAGGAATGAGAGTAATAAAGGAGGAGTTGATGCTCTGCAAGTTGATTCTGCCATGGCAGAAGTCCTCAATTAAAGCATAGAAGTCAGAAGCCAGAATATCCCAGCAATGCTTGATGAAATTTGTGTTGAAGCCATCTGGTCCTGGAGCCTTATCATTAGGTAGATTTTTGACAACAGAATCAATTTCCTCCTATGAAAAAGGAACTTCCAACATAGATAAATCCACATCTCTATGAAGTAAAGAGCCCAACTTTAGAGGATTGAAAGTGGGCACAGAGGTATTTAATCTCTTTTTAAAAGCATTAAAGAGAATATTGGCTTTGGCATTATGCTCTCTGTGAGTGTTACCCAATTCATCCTGTAAGCCGGCAATGTGAATAACCCTGTACTTGATGGTGGCTTTGGCCTGGAAATATTTTTGAATTGGCCTCTCCAAATTTGACCCATCTAATGGTGGCTCTGTGCAGCCAATAAATCTTTTGTCTTTCCAGAAGTGTGAGGAGATGCTGCTTAAGAAATTCTCTTCCATTCCATTCTTGCAAGGTGAGAGCTCTGTAATCTTCAATTACATCTAGAAACAGAATTACCTCATTAGTGGCTTTGATAGAAATACTGAGTTGAGAAATTGACATGGCCCAGATTTTGAGGAATTTCCTTAATCTTTTAAATTTGGTAGTAATTCTCTTTGCACTGTCTTGGATATGGATGTCCTGCTCCCAATTTTGCCTTACAATATCTTTGAAACCCTCAATTTGCAGCCAATAATTTTCAAACCTAAAGATTTTAGACTTGGGAATATGAGTTCCAATTTGCACTTGACATGATATGTGATTTGAGACAGGCTTTGACAGAGGAAGAACCAGAGTATTAGGAAAGTGAGATGTCCAGGACTCAGAAGTGAAAGCCCAGTCTAATTTTTCTAGTAAAGGTGCTTGCTGCATGTTGCTCCAAGTAAAACTCCTCCCTTTTAGTGGGATTTCAACCAGTGCCAAGCTATTAATGGCATCATTGAATTTTAACATATCTGAGAAGTTACCCCCAGCCCTGCTTCTCTTGTGGGGGTACCTAATGTAGTTGAAATCACCCAAAATCATCCAGTTTGTCTCATCAGGCATTTGTATGTTGTTGAATCAAATTAGAAATTCTTCCCTGATTGCACCTTGGCAAGGGCCATAAATATTGGTGAGAATCCAGGACTCACCAGAGAGCTTAGAAGTAAACATGATGGAGAGAGAAGACTCATTTTGAAACAAAGTTTCCCCCTCAAAAATGCTGCCATTCCAGGCAATGAGTAGACCACCAGAGGCCCCCATAGAGGGAAGAAAATCAAAACAGTTGATCCTGTTGGGGCAGAAATTTTTGATGTATCTGAAGTCAAAGTGCTCTTTCTTTGTTTCTTGCAGGCAAACTATGTCTGCATTAGCCTCAACAATCTTGTTTCGAAGTGAAACCATTTGTTATTGTCATTAATACCTCTGATATTTCAGTTGAGAATATTCCAGTTGCGATTCATGTTCAAATAAAGCATGGACTGTAGCTAGTACTATTTATCTCAAGGAAGCTTGTAATGAACACCAAGCATGCAAGATAACAAGCAATCTTTTAACATAACAGAACAGGATGCCACAGCTTTCCACAATACACCCGGCCCAAGCAGCACAAAGATAAATAAGAAAGCAATTGTCTCTCATTTCAGAATTCAGAGTCATTACAAAATCATAGTATCTCATAAGTAGCATTAAAAGTCCATTCCAAAAGTGCAACACATCCCTAGATCTAAAACTTCTTGATGTTAACATGATGTTCTTCAGAAAGCAAGCTTAAGGCTTGAAAACAGCCTTCTTGGGGGCTCCTTTAGCAGCAGCCTtagcctccttcttcttcttgggctggtGCAGCATCTCCTCAGAACAGTCCTTTGCAGCAGCCTTGCAAAAGGAAACAGTCAGGTTCTTTACTATCTTAGTGGTAATGGTAGGAGGATCAGTAGAACAGGGGAAGCAATTTTTATCTGAGCATGACTTCCTCCTGAAACCATTGTTTAAGGCTTTCAGTCTGAAGCTCCTTCTTACCTCAGTTTCCACCATAGGAGCTTTATCCTTCCTCTTCCTTTGTGTGTGAGCAAGAGAGGTGCTGGCAGGTGGCACAGGAGGGGTGCTGCTCCTTTGCAGAGCCTGGGGAGTAGAAGCAACATTAGAAGAAACTTCTGTCTCCTCAACTAAATTCTCACAACAAAGAATCTGCTCACTTTGACACTTTTCAGGAATTACAAATGGCAGAGTTTGATTACTGACAGAACCTTCAATGATGTAAGTCCATTGAGATGCAAGTAAAGATTTTGCCCAGTCAAAGTTGTACAgcgttgtgacgccctcgattcaatcgtacactaatcatacacgcaaatgtgtacgatcaagatcaaggactcacgggaagatatcacaacacaactctagacacaaattaaaataatacaagctttatattacaagtcaggggcctcgagggctcgaatacatcagcttgaaaacaaacgagtcagcggaagcaacaatatctgagaacagacatgagttaaacaagtttgccttaagaaggctagcacaaaacaacaatgatcgaaaaggcaaggcctcctgcctgggagcctcctaactactcttggtcgtcagcgtccgtcacgtggtagtaggcaccctcggggtagcagccgtcgtcaaaggtggcatctggctcctggactccactatctagttgcaacaaccagaaagaagaaagaagggggaaaagggggagcaaagcaaccgtgagtactcatccaaagtactcgcaagcaaggatctacactacatatgcaacattatcaaaggaaggctaaatatgtggactgggctgcagaaatgccaaattagagagaaggcctagtcctatcgaagactagcatcttctcgaacccaccatcttgcagcaacaggagggagtagagtagcataaagtaagtagcagtggtgttatcaacctcggccggagatcctttctcgactccctgcgagaaagaaatcccagagccatactatccagttatcatcacaatcaaaacctcatcaccatccagttctcatcacaagtatccagttctagttgtatcgatcgggatacaactccaagtgtccgttaccgtaggacaggctatgcatagattagttcttccctgcaggggtgcaccaacttacccaccacgctcgattgactccggccggacacactttccagggtcatgcccggcctcggccaaacaatacgccgcaacccgacctaggcttaaatagagaggtcaagcacgccggactaaacctatgcccccaggggtcatgggccatcgccccgggaactcctgcacgttgcgaacgcggccggtgagcagacctagctacctccctaaaaaggcaggagcttaccagtccaacccggcgtgcgccgctccgtcgctgacgtctattaagcttcggctgatgcatacgatacagaacgcccatactatgcccacgtgatggttagtgctatcaggccagaggcccctcggatcaaatatccaaatcgtagtggattaggaacgcgcggtaacaaacagagactcacgaaagaggtgaccccgttgccccgtctcgaggacttgcggcaagggctaagaatgcccggccacgcctcgtaattatctcacgggcaccttccaggtcaacccgtctccacatcactttccaagtaacagctgtaaagtccaagtatccgtgtgtccaaacatcaagaggaaaacccaaggaatcacccccggtgggttccactcaatgtaatcatcaggGTGAacatagaggaatcaccctcgaggttcacacttgaggggttgcaagacagagccgtatcggaagtggttaaggaggaaatcaccctcgatgaccacgaccgaatagctacactacaggttaacattagaagtgctatagaggtctcaccctcggcacttgatagtaacccagcagtgtcgagcaactaaggggaaagtgatgtgtggtgccggggcctggtcttcaatcccgttgatcgggtcttcaatgatgaagcaggggcaacaaggacaaggtgggggtcactgatggatcactaaccagcctatactaagcagtttaggataagcaggtaaggtgcaataacaggtacaaaagtaggctatgcatcagaataggagcaaacaataacagtagcaaaatctaatgcaagcatgagagaatggaatgggcgatatcaggatgatcaaagggggggcttgcctggttgctctggcaaggagggggtcgttgtcgacgacgtagtcgatcaccggggcatcagcggcctcggggtctaccggagagaagagggggaagaaacagtaaatacatagcaaacagaggtaacactaagcatgacatgacgatacgtagcactaagcgtgttctaacgcggtcctagacgttataggggaagggggaaatcaaccgggaaggtgttccctgttccggacctgtgtcagacagatgaccggagggggaaagttccatgttcagcatgctaggggcatgtgacagatgaacggaccgcgtattcggattcgttggatttttctgagcaactttcatatagaaaacatttttatccgagatacggtttattttctatgaatttttaaagttgttataaattctggaatttaattatttatttcaacattatccagaatagtaaaagatgacgtcagcatgacatcatgctgacatcagcagtcaactgtgctgttgactgggtcaactatgtgtgggccccgcatgtcatacactgtttagtttaattagggtttagctaattaattatggTTTaactaaattaactaattaattagattaatttaaacggGATTAAATAACTTAAataatttactaattaattaattaactaattaatactTTTATTAATTAcatttccttttttttaattttcgttTTAGGGGTGTGGGGCCCCTACGTCAGTGGCCCAGGGCGGCTTATTGGGCACGGGTTAACGAggcgggcgtgggcgcccgtgccCATGACCACCAGGGGCGACGGCCACGGTTGCGGGCCGGAGCCGCACGGCGAGGTGGCTGGCCAGGGCGGCGCAGCCGGAGCCGCATGGTgaggagcggggcggggcggctatGGCGCAGGGGCAGCCGGGGTTCGCGGGGCGCGCGTGGCGCCGTGAGGGCGCCGAGAAGGGCCGCGGTTCGCGGGCACTCGCGTCGTGCGTGGCCGGCGCTACACGGGCGCGGCCGGCGCGTGGCCATGGCGGGGTGAGGCGCGGGTGTGGTGGACGCATCG
Above is a window of Triticum aestivum cultivar Chinese Spring chromosome 6B, IWGSC CS RefSeq v2.1, whole genome shotgun sequence DNA encoding:
- the LOC123136816 gene encoding protein MAIN-LIKE 1, with amino-acid sequence MDLLQFVLNFKGTPPWLNSTAITALTDRWRPETHSFHLALGEMTVTLEDIAMISGLPIEGRALTGKVKSEGWRQRVAGLVGVEPPPWIHETKKDPRPSGVLFSWLQQHFYECPENASPAVVERYARAYLWNLLTQVVFPDRTGDTASWMFLDPLRNWDVKWSWGSAALAFLYRQLDGACMRSKPKSCLGGFVWALQIWMWERIPVGRNLTIAPEEPWEWPFDGEEERYPTIAYTWANVQVSSIAAMGRYKAYISELDMLTYNQVIIKCLAINSDFLLLCMS